aattcaatttatgacccattttataacaatatttatttatacccacccattagggtagaaaaggtaaatatcgggtagattgggtaaatacccgatatctaccccgggtattttcccgccgcccatctctagtcCCAATTCCTCAATATTAACAAATTTGTGTAAATCTTTCGATAACAATGTAAGTACTTACTACTTAGAAAACGTACAGCGCAAGTAATTTTAACTCGCCCAGGCAGAATGAATTGAGTAGAAGGGTTCCTTAATTCAATTATCTTATTATTTTCTTAATGTGTTGCATGTACGTCAGCAATATGTATTGCGTACGTTTAATATTAAACGGTTCACTAAATTTCCATTGATTGATATGACATtacatatttttgaaatttgcgTTAAATCTGTGCACTTAAAATGGGTATCCATTTTGCACAAGTAGATAGTATTGAACAACATATAACACCATTTAATGCAGTAATCCAAGCCACGTATGCGTCTAGCGCAATGGTAATCGATTATTGTATCATAATAAATGATTTGAAAGCGCAAGCTTGGAATTGAAAATCAGAATTGTTCACAAATAGTTTGGGTGGGtagatgaaaatgaaaaagggcGGAGGAGGAAGGTGGTGGGGTCGGGTCGCGACGGCGCACCTCATGATCTCGTGCTCTCGCTGCTCCTCCTGCCGCTGGCGCATCATGACGCCCTCGATGATGGCGCGCTCCTCGGGCGTGAGGTGCGACAGGTCCGGCATGTCGGCCATGGCGTGCGGGCGGCGGCAGGCCGCGAGCGCTGCGCGGGTGCGCGGGCCCGCCGCGATGCGGTGCTGTGCCCGCGGCGCGACGTTCGAGCGCCACTCCGTTCGGAGGTTTATTTAATAATGCCGGACGGGCCAATGGCGCGCGCCCGCCGACTGACGTCAGCGCACTTATTGATCGCGGCGCTCCGCCGGCCGCCCTGCCCGCGCCCTCGCACCCCTCGCTAGCGCCTCAGCACGTTGCGGCCGCGGTACCTCTCTCCGACAGCTTCAAGTGCGCGCGCATCCCGCTCTGCACCTAGATGTtgccatgtcaaaacaaataatatttacCATTTTTAGTCGTCACCACAACtactaaaatcaaataaaacatttctgTTTCATATTTCGCTTTATTTTGTTGATTTTGTGAACatgaaaatgtaaaaatataaatttgtaaACCATGGTACCTATATGATTAATTATTGcatggatttagtttttctcTAAGTCCTTTCAGTTCATGAACTACTTAGACTAACTACAATATTATtgcagtatttaaaaaataattataatcttgtTTCATGTAGTTACTCAATCGAGACGCTAATTTATCCTTATAGGGACTAAGATAGTAATACATGCTTTTACCCACAAGTGTCAGATAAAAAAATCGTTTCCTTAAATCAAGTTTCCGAAAGCATGAGGTAGTTTGGTGACTTTCGGAAGTTTGAGATGGAGATAGAGGAGTGGGGCGGCTGCCTGGCGAGTATTCCCCAGCCGCCGACGGCACATTTCAATCGCAGTCAAGCGGCGCCGGCGTGCAGTCACCCGGCAGGTGGTTCGTTTCATCGTTATGAAAGAATGATTTCTTGCCTTCGCCCCATGGGAACCGTTTGGTGCGTCTAAGCATATACTCGTACTCACGGCACTCTCCTTTAGGGTGCGGACAATGTGATAAGCAATTAAGCGTGTGGGCGATTATGACTGGCAACATGAGCAGGAATATATACTTGTATTTTTTGTAGGTATCATGGCCTTCGTGGAAATGTGGACAGCAAGGGTTGTACGGGATCTTGTTGGGGCGGCAGTCGCGGGGCGGCGCGGGCTGGCGGCCGCCGCAGCCGCACTTGCCGGGCGGCGTGCGCCCCGGGCAGCTCAGGCTGTAGGACCGCCAGGGGCCTCCACGTTgcaaacattttattacattttgggTTAAGTTCATTGCtaatttttctatttaaattattatgccGAAACCTGTCATGCTTTTATGACAACTGGATATCTTGTTTGGTTTGATGCTTGTTTGTGTCAATGGTTTGTTATTTACTTATTTGCAGAGTGTTAACAACCAGTACAGAGAAGGAAACAAAGAAGGTggcggtttttatttttttacttatgaAACTAGCGCAACATTAACGATataaatataaagtacctataatgtaataaaactcttaaaaatacattttttcatTAGTGACTGTCGAGACGTGTCGCAATAATTCAGAATTCACCTCCAGTATTGTACAGTCTAGCAACTGCACATTTTTCCGTTTACGCTGCAACCTACTTAAGGCCGAgccgtaatttattattttaagtaaaggtAAATTTAGTGCGTACCTAGCTCTCTTACGATAATCATCAACTAAAGGAACTGCCAATTAAGTTGCCTAGTGTAACCATTTTAAGGTGAAATAAACCAGTATAACATAACTCCATCTCTTCATCATCTCTCAACGCACTCAACCATTTCAAGCAAGGTGTACGGACTAACTGGCCCGTACATTAAATGGTCCTTCGAGCCTCTGCGTGTCCTGGAATCTCAAAAAGGTAATAGTGGTTTTGTTACTTAGTACGATAGTGAATCGGTTTGCTGGCCTCCCACAAGCGGGTCTCCCCAGTAAAATTGAGAAGGCACAAATATCGTATTTAAAGTGCAGAAGCTCTGATTACCTGTGGAAGGAAAGGACGCCACACAGAACCACCGGTGATACAGTCATCAACTACACGAGGATCAGAAGACGCGCAGGAATCTGGATCTTCAAAACTAGCAACTAATTATCTGCCGTCGGGGTGCTTGAAAAAACGCCGGCGGGGGTGCAACTTCAAATTAACTAACAGCAACTTCAGGCTCAACTTACTACAAAGTCAAGCCTAACTTGAACAACTTAACTCACTTCAAGATCAACTTTCAACTTCCTTCTAACGACAAACTCATCATGACTAAACTTCAACAACAGCAAACCTGCTTTGAAAACATCAAGGCATTGTGTGTCAACTACAAAAAGGATTCGGCAGGCAGGAAAACTCGTGACTACTTAACCAAGCGGATAACTTCTCTCGACGCCTTATGGGGTGACTTCGAGAACCAACATGGGGTCCTTGAAAAGGAAATCGAGGACAAGAACATTAACTACTTCCAGGAAGATATTTACACGAAAACTAAAGCTATGTATGACGTCACTAAGGCGGACATGCTGAACTTGATGCAAAAACTAACTGACGCGAAGAGCACAGTCAGATTTGATCTTACAGATCTTTTGGAAGACATGGAATCTGGTTCGGACAGCGTCATTCAACTTCTTAACAAACAAGAATGCAACTTCAAGGCAATCGATCGAGCgatgtcaaaaataaatgtCGGCGTAAACAGCGAAAAGTGGGAACTAGAGGACAATCTTAACATTCTGAAGTCAAAATGGACGGAAATCGACAAGCAACACTGGGAAATAGACGGCTTGCTCAAGGGTTCTCACGAAACTTACTACCAAATATTCACCGACATAGAAAATAGATACGATTCTATGCGCAAGGAACTCAACAGCAAGATATGGTCAACCTTACACTATCAGAAATCGGCGCCGCGCATCTCAATACCCGAATTCTCAGGAAATTATAACCAATGGATTTCTTTCAAAGATCTTTTCATAGAAACCGTCCACAATAACCCAACTATCAACAAGGCGCAAAAAATGCAGCATCTGAAAACTAAGCTTCGCGGAGAAGCGGAAAGATTGGTCCAGCATCTGACAATAAATGCCGACAACTATAAATCATGCTGGGATATCTTAAACCAGCGTTACGATAACCGACGTCttcaatttatttcatttatgaaCACCATGCTGAATTTACTTAACATTCAGCAGCCGGACGGCCACAATCTGAAGAAAATGCATGaccattgaactactatgtactacgtactagaaatgacaactcgaacatattctgtgcgccgaccggcagcggcggcagcgcgaggcgcatgcgcgtgaagcgaaccgtgtcatagagtaagacttgaccacctagacgcgacacttttagtggagacctttgttttatactttgtgtgtgaaatactaagtagtttacttttagcactattatacattgtgttatatttaatttctactcagtgaaataaaaataagtaattgttttttcataaattttaatttcctttgaataaaattagttttgtaagtttctgtcgctcagaataataatcgcgccattcaccttgttttacctcccttaaacaccggttgcattaaatactatttcagttttgttgtcactatttttcgtcaataatgagaattcagaaataattcaaaatcatgcttattgtataatattatcgactaaaattcgtattagaaccgtgtaatattcaaaactataattgaaataaatatttttatattctatattgaaaacagaatatgatcacaattattataccttattacctacatgtcatgtctgcgcgattcatctatgattccagttgtcaaaatggcggccatagcatcgcgtttaaggagcccgtcccttcattataataattacttaaattaagttagatcaaaatagcttgtctactaaccgatgaaatgtgacaccgtcacttttattagattttctcgtatggcttcaacagtatcttgtagcacaggaaggcattttttctttttttttgtgtgcaatcagagacaacctcctcccaccacgcgcagagactgactgaggcaacataagtccactggacttatgttcgtggcgcaaactttttgttcgcagtgtcctctctagtacattatacctcaatgtgCATGACGTCATAACTGAATGTCTGAGTGGACTAAACAATATTGGCTTGGATACTACGACCTGGGATCCTATTATTGTTCATTTAATGACTTTGAAACTAGACACCACCACCCACAGCGACTACGTACGGGACCTTCAAGATCACAGGGAAGTTCCAGTCTTACACgactttcttttctttttggaAAGCAAATTCATGGCTTACGAAACCATGAAAAGCTCCAAAAAGGATATAAACTCGCAGCAGAAGCCAGCACCCATCAAAACTTTCAACAAGGATCATCAGGCCAAGAAAACTAACTACAATAACTTCAACTATTTCAAGAATAATTCCAAGACATATCACGCGACCTACGGTCAGTGCCCTCTTTGCAATGGGGAGCACGTGTTGATGCAATGTCAGAAGTTTCTCGACCTAGACACAACTCAGCGAAACAACACGGTCGCAAGACTGCAAGTGTGCAAAAATTGCTTGTTTAGTCACGGGGACAAGGAATGCAGATCCAACAAAACGTGCAAGGAATGTAACTTGCAACATCATTCATTATTGCACAATAATACGGCCAAGAAACAAACAACttataattttagaaaaaataactttgaatctAAGCCATCAACTTCAAATTCAACTCAACAAGCATCCAGCCATCATATAGCTACGAATGGCGTGGAAGTATTGCTAACTACGGTTCAACTTCAACTTCAAGCTAGCGATGGAACATACATTACGCTCCGCGCGCTACTAGACCAGGGGTCACAACTTAACATTATAACTGAAAATGCCACGCAACTACTGAAACTACCCAGGAAGAAACTCAACGGAACTATAACTGGAATCGGAACTTTAAGCTGCAAAGGGGAGGCAGAGCTTACCTGCAAGTCCTTGCAATCCGATTATACATTCCAAACTAAAGCATTCATTGTTAGAAAAATAACTAGGAACCTTCCCAACTCCACATTCGAGAAAGGGAACTGGACGCACCTACAAAACTTGGAACTAGCGGATGCCGACTTCAACGTGTCGCGCCCTATAGAGATAGACCTCTTGCTAGGGGCGCACGTTTACGCTGACGCTCTTATGGATGGCGTAATTAGGGGTGGAAGATTGGCTCCGATTGCCCAACAGACCCGTCTAGGATGGATTATTAGCGGGGAACTCGCAACGAATGGCCCACTTAGCTGCCATGTAACTTTAATTAACCTGGAGGAACTTGCCAAGTTTTGGGAAACCGAAGACATCACCCAAAGCGAGGAGAATACGTCTCTTAACGACCAATGCGAAGCTTACTACCAGCAAACTGTCCAGCGAGGCTCCGATGGGAAATACATTGTGAAATTGCCATTGAGCGCGGACTACGAAAAAAAACTGGGCAATTCTAAACAAATTGCGGTCTCACAGTTTTTACAACTGGAACGCAAACTACAAAGACAACCTAAACTGGCCGCAATGTACAGGGAATTCATGAAGGAATATGCCGATTTAGAACACATGAAACCTTCGGCCTCAACTTCATCCCAGGACTGCTACCTCCCGCATCATGGGGTGCTAAGGAAAATGCCATCAGTACGAAGCTAAGGGTTGTTTTTAATGCGTCTCAAAAAACAAGCTCCGGTTACAGCCTAAACAGCCTGCAAGAAAAGGGCCCTAACCTACAAGGGGACATCCAAGCATTGATTCTGAAGTGGAGAGCCTACAAATATGCCTTCTGTGCTGATGCTCAAATGATGTACAGATGCATTTGGATCTCTGAAGACCAGCAGCATCTCCAGAAGATAATATGGCGAAACTCGCCCTCTGAAGCCCTTCAGGAATACCAGCTTTGCACAGTAACCTACGGCCAAAAATGTGCAGGATGGTTAGCCACAAGAACCCTCAAGCAATTGGCTGTGGACGACGGTCATAAATATCCCGAAGCCGCCGAAGCGCTGAAGAATGAATTTTATGTTGATGACCTCATCAGCGGCCGCAACTCAATTGCGGAAGCAATACAACTACAAAAATCCCTAATAAACTTACTTAAAGGTGGAGGCATGAACTTACGAAAATGGTCGGCAAATGACCCAACTCTACTTGAAAATCTAAGCGAAGATCAAATTTCCACACAAACATTTGACTTCAAACATGAAGATTCTATGAAAACTTTAGGGCTTGGCTGGAACCCTAATTCTGACACTTTTTTACTCAACTGGAATCTAAACAATAAGCCTTCAACTAACTTAACGAAACGAACTCTGTTGTCGGAGATATCTCGTCTATATGATCCATTAGGATGGTATAGCCCTGTAACTGTGACCGCCAAGCTAATATTTCAGAAAGTGTTGACAAATAATATCTCATGGGATCAAGTTCTACCACGCGACATTCAAGAGGAATGGCTGAAATTAAAAACAGAGCTGCAACTACTAAGAAAAATCAAAATTAACAGATGGATCGGCGGAACATCAAAACAAATCGAGCTTTTGGGCTTCTCGGACGCAAGTGAGAAGGCTTTTGCTTGTGTAATATATACACTCGCATTAGAGACGAAAGCGGGAAGCCATGCACAACTTTATTAGCAGCGAAAACTAGGGTTGCCCCCATATCACAAAAAACTACTCTTCCAAGATTGGAATTATGCGGAACCCTACTGTTGTCTCAACTAATGAAGAAGGTTATTAtctgttatggaccaagtgataaatcgggcactatacataatgcccgggcattatgaataatgcccattgtgagtgggcagtttgataataactattcaaataattaaattgcccgggcattatacataatgcccatcctctgttgggcaaagtaataataacacatcgaatagctgaattttgcccgggcattatacataatgcccatcctctgttgggcaaagtgataataacatattgaatagctgaattttgcccgggcattatacataatgcccatcctctgttgggcaaagtaataataccacaccgaatagctgaattttgcccgggcattatacataatgcccatcctctgttgggcaaagtgataataacgtaccgaatagctgaattttgcccgggcattatacatagtgcccatcctctgttgggcaaagtaataataacacaccaaataactgaattttgcccaagaatagaatttttttattttatttaaggtaaaataccccataatggacggtgatgccattatggacaaaaaaacacaaatccttaaaaataagtatctaaaatacgtttctaaaaactgacggctatgtaccataaactagagttgtagagctgtttaattttgaagtttcaattaattcggttatttctgaaggatttggagacaagataaaattcaccagtttactgaaaaaaatatcaagacgaattcttagtaatgttgctaagagagatgagttcatgtataaaataataaaaaaataacgcacggtgtaatcttgaatgcgttttacttactgcattaagcatgagataaggtaataaaacatactagtttgttgctccaaagatataaagaaatgatgttattttgcaagtgtccattactggacccgaaaaactgcctacctcctatgatggacaaggaacaatttacaaaaccaaaatttacaagaaacaatcctatgttaaaataacccaaactaattgtatttatggtgtataaaattgactcattgcgtatcagttggctttaaaagtaaaattttaaacttatttcactgtccataatgggggatccattactggagaactgccgtccataattgaagaaaaaacacctagttttaatttgttaactatgaagaaaccaataggagtatctattctgcaatacgcttgaaatgtagaagaaggataggacattcaagatttaacacgcttggcggtagaatttttacatttatcagtgaaatatcaaaaactggcgattttttttcttaaactgtccatgattgggttcgtcaccttacacaaagaaaattacacagtatgagaatccatactaatattataaatgggaaagtgtcataacgtcggcggcctgctgaacggatcaccgaaatctggctaccgcagtctcacctctcgacaacctttcagccactctttaAGTGTTGcactgttgtcgcaccgtgtgtgcggccgttttgcagggcccactcaatgagttggcaagtcaccgcctgtcttttacaattgtgagacttTATTGTCAGGTGCCCGATAGTTTCCTCCCATAGCCCTCTatccagttcatccaacttataaaacaataacccatgactttagctcccattgtagcacaaaagtgctgcactgcaatagtctttgcacctggcggggaccatctacggttgtatcatatcatattgtgcgctcggggtggtatccgccacgtgtatcccttgcctttagattaaaatgtcttaaaaggcctctgtgctgttggctttggcccccacgcatgcctcccaaaggtccacgCATGTCCACGATCCAGAGATATGCAAAAGACACACCGAAtagaatagctgaattttgcccgggcattatacataatgccgatcctctgttgggcaaagtgataataacataccgaatagCTCAATTTCGCCCGGGAATTATACACAATGCCCGTCCTCTGTTGGgcagagtaataataaaacatgtagcAAAGCTAATAGATGGATTGGCGCAGCTTCAGCAGACTTTCGTGCCGATCTGTTCAAGAGACCGTATGCAGTTTCATATCAAACTACAAAGGACACCGTCGCGAGCCGCCTGCAATGCCGTAGGACCTCTCGATGTCAAGGATGGCTAAGATAGGACTTATAATCAATGATTTAGAGTTAAACGACAAGTCCGACATAGGCCGCAGATCAGAGCTCGCTTCGAGCCTTAGTGAGACATAGATGATGCCGGGGGAGGGCGAGAGCCATAAGGCAGAGCTACTGGTAAGCGCTATCATAAAAGTGTCCTTTCACGCATGGCAAAGATAGTGAAACGCCTAGTTTGTTTAGTAGGTATGACCAAGTGTCCCTTTTTCGCTAGGAGAGGGATAAATAGCACTTTAGGTGTCAAAAAGCAATTGTTAATAAACTTAGATGATGAACTAGCTCTGCAGAatgcgtacgtaaatgcatgctgttcctttaaaaacataaaaatcactatatgtatgcctttcagatttgaggagttctccaggatccatcatcagaactgggttctaataaaaatgagaccaatctgtatgcatatacattcaataaaaaaaaatgtctaaatcggtccagtaacggcggagatatcgtggaacaaatataaaaaaaaaaaaacaagttgagaaccaccttccttgagatttaagggcggcggttaaaaagtatgcttattcaagaaagcgcaatttacatttcattatttgttaggaaacacccagtatacttattaaacttattatcaaattgcccaacaacaCGTAGCAGTACCATAATgtccgggcaatgtgataaaaatggcgttcatgcaaactagttaaacttattatcaaattgcccaacaatcacgtagcagtatcataatgcccgggcaatgtgataaaaaatggcgttcagaaaaacctgttaaacttattaacaaattgcccaacgattacgtagcagtatcataatgcccgggcaatgtgataaaaaatggcgttcatgcaaacttgttaaatttattatcaatttgcccaacggtcacgtagcattatcataatgaccgggcaatgtgataaaaaatggcgtctagacaatgattaatcactttgcccaatacagctaggcattattcataatgcccgggcattatacataatgcccttattaatcacttggtccataacatatccAAGCAAACTAGTTAACCTCGACCTCTGGTGGCACGGACCGTCTCTTCCCGAAACTAGCCCGAAAAATGATGCTCAAAGTTTTACTTGTCTTTTTGCTACAAACATCGGCGCATTGAAAACCGAAGAAGCAACCCTAACCACAAAGCAGGATAAACACTTCATATACGACCTTCTTGAAAAGTGCAGCTCTCTATCACGAGTAATACGAATCACCGCATGGATATTACGATTTATTACAAACTTACGACGTAAGCAGAAAGCCGACACCAACTATATAACTACTAAGGAGCTAATCGCTGCAAATGAATATTTAACCAGCTGCGCACAAAAGGAGGCATTTCCTGACGAATATAAACtactgtttaaaaataaacctaTTCCAACCCACAGCTGCATATACAAACTGAAGCCTTACCTAGACGAAAGGAAATTGATTCGGGTTGGCGGACGGTTGAATAACTCTAACTTGCCCTCTGGAATGAAAAATCCAATTATCTTACCCAAAAAAGGGCGTATGACTCATCTCGTCATTCATCACGGGCACAGGGCAACATTACATGGCGGGGCGCGCCTAACCCTTAACTACATAAGACAACGTTACTGGATCATAAGCGGCAACAGGGCGGTAAAATATCAACTGCAACATTGCGTTCGCTGCCACCGATTCAAGCCGTCAACCACCCATCAGCTGATGGCGGACTTACCCCCGCAAAGAACTATCCCATCAAGGCCATTCACGCACACTGGTGTAGATTTCACTGGTAGCGTAGAAGTCAAAATTAACAAAGGGCGAGGTGTGAAAACATCGAAGGGATACATAGTTATCTTCGTGTGTCTGGCCACGAAGGCTGTACACATAGAACTTACTTCG
This genomic stretch from Leguminivora glycinivorella isolate SPB_JAAS2020 chromosome Z, LegGlyc_1.1, whole genome shotgun sequence harbors:
- the LOC125240930 gene encoding cytochrome c oxidase subunit 6A, mitochondrial-like, with protein sequence MNLTQNVIKCLQRGGPWRSYSLSCPGRTPPGKCGCGGRQPAPPRDCRPNKIPYNPCCPHFHEGHDTYKKYKYIFLLMLPVIIAHTLNCLSHCPHPKGECREYEYMLRRTKRFPWGEGKKSFFHNDETNHLPGDCTPAPLDCD